In Falco rusticolus isolate bFalRus1 chromosome 7, bFalRus1.pri, whole genome shotgun sequence, the DNA window AGAGAAGGGATTTGCAGTTATCTGGATGTGTCCCTTACAGGTTGAACGTCAAACCATGGAGTGAACCTCCCTCTTAGCTCCTGGCTCGTGACTGGTACAAGCTGTGTGTaaggcaggctgcccagaaaaCTGGGTCTGCAACCCCAGCacctgggggaaggagagggtgATAAGGAGTCTCCAGATCCATTTCTTTCCACTGCATCGGTTTTAACACCAACAATCATGATTCAatgcttttcagatttctgcTTGAATCTGTATTATCATCTGTATCAGTGCCAACCTCTACAgctctgcagggatgcaggggcCACTTCTGGATCTACCTCAGAAGGCTGGGTGCACACACTGGAGGACTGGCTGACATACTGGGCACATGACAGCCATGTTATCAGGGGATGATACAGTCTGGATGGGTTTTGTATAGCACAGCCTGTTCCACAGCGTGggaagtttatttttatcagGATGTCCAGCACTGTAGGGCCATTAAGCAAAGAGTATCAGTGGGTACTGTCATAATGTCCCAAATCTTTGGTTCTACTTGTCTCGTGAGTTCTTTACACAGGATTTAGACCTATTTTTACcctttgttttgtctttctcGCACTAAATTAAAGCACGTAAACCCATCATTTGAACAGAAGtctggcagaaggaaaaggtttaatgaaggcactgcagctgcagggctggttgAAATGTGGTGACGAGGCTGCCAGCTGGCCAGTCTTTACCTCACAGAGATCTGATTGAACAGCCAAACTGCAAGCTCCACGACACGCATCAATGGAGTGACACCCAAGAAGAGTACAAAATTACAGGTCGATAGCCTGGAGCTCTAAAAGGAAATAAGGAGTAAGGGAAGAAGGTAGTAAAAGCAGTGACAGggaatgaaaaggaagattcagactgggaaaaaattatatattatgTTATTAGCCAGGAATTATTTTGGCAAAATTactcttcattattttttatgcatttattcctcttaaaaaggaattttccaAATTCTCCCTCTaactataaaataaattatgaattGTAGGCAAGAGAAGTTGTATCACTTCCAGTGGGTCTAGTTACACTCAGTCTGAATATACAATAGCATTcaaatgctttctcttctgccacGCATAAAGAGTATTACAAAGCATTCCCAGTTTGATGGCAGAGTCACCCAACGGtgtcctgcctgtgcctggggaaGTGTGACTCACTTCAGGAGAGCTAGGAGGAGCTGGCATGGGTGGGTTTGGCTTGTAGGTATGTGAGGAAATGGGGTGAAGAGGGGAAATTTGCTTTGCCTGGTGGGCTCAGAAATTGCAAAAGGGGAGAAAGGCAGCTCATGAGGGAACAAAGACCTAATGCAGGAGAACTGTGAGTCCCCGCACATGGGCTGCAGGATTTGGGGAGGGCTGCTCTTTCCAAAAGCTGCCGGGCTACAGCCAGTCTGCAGACCTGCAGCCTCAGGATGAGCCCACCCCCACACCAGGCCCAGCACCGCATGGGTGCAGTGCACAGGGAGCAGTGGGCACAGAGCGAGGCTGGGCAAGGAGCGCAGCCACAGCATGGTGAAGAGGGGCACAGGCTTCAGTGAGAACAGTGGGAAGTCTGTCACATCTCTGCTGGGCTGGCAttgacaaaattaatttgtttggCTTCGTGGCAGACCGGAATGAAGAGATGTGTGAAATCAGTGAGTCTCAGGAATCTGTCGGTGCCTCGCACCTCCGCAGAGAAGGCCACGCAAGGCTCTGACGCTGACCTAGAGGTTGAAAGTGGATGTTTTCTGACCATCTGCCCTCACCAGCCTTTCCCTTACAGTCAAAGCTGTACCTACTGACTGGTATGTATCCAGAATGGAGACCAAAGACACAACCCTGCCATGGTCCTGACAACCACATGTACTCTGGCAATTGATAAAGGTGGGAAAAGATGAATTTCCCTCAAAGAACTCTCGCTTTGATGTCAAGCACCTTCCTTCAACTGCTTTCTATACCCCATGGCTATTCCTTTGttccttcttctctcccttAGTCCTTAATAGCGAACACCACCAGCCCAGAACACTgccccggcagcagcagcagcgagctGAAACCAGGGATGGGACTGAAGCCTCTTTGTGTGCTCCTGATGAAACGCCGCACAGCAGTTGCGGTCTGTGTACCATAGGCTTGCCACAGCTGTCCTAGACTTTTCTAGTGGCTCTCCTCTTATCTTCTGCCTCATGAACATTCCTCTGGCTAAACAAGCCTTGCACTCATTTTTGTAACAGTAGGACTTGTCCATAATTTAGGATGAGAACTTTTTGACTAGTtataaatggaaggaaaatcaaaaaccataaaaatgcaagaacaaaAGACTGTTTTGTTAGAGGCCTCAGATTGAACTGGAAAATGGCTTTGATGAGAGGGGAATTTCTCTTGAGGTCAGACCATTGAATGCATATAACAACATGGAGAAATATGAGCTCTAAATATGGGGTTTGATGAAGGAATTCCAAATGACAGGTTTTTGTGGACATACAGCCACCAGCTGCACTGATTTGTATCACTGCAGCTGTGTCAACACACCCAATGGCCAAGATGGGAATGCTGGGATTCTTTCTGCTGGTTATAAGCCAAAATGTTCTGAGCTGCCCTAGCTCTGCTGGCAGTATCATCTGCATGCTTcaattaagattaaaaaaaaaaaattaaaatgttttcgCCTGATGTCAAGAATTCTCAATTACACCAAGAAAGGTTTAGTCACATTGCAGACTGGTGAGAAGCTGCAGCAAGTCACTGGATGCCAAATGGAAAAGCAAGGAGATATATTAGCTCTTGGAGGTCTAGGATAAAGGGTAGGGGAGAACAAGGGGATGATAATCCTTCAAGAGGAAAACCCTGCTGTTGTTGCATAGTGTTATTTAGCTTTATTAAGTTACTGAATTTatttggaagaagaggaaggaatgCAGCACTCCTTGATATACTTTTTCTCTGTAGATGCTGAGGTGGCCTTTGCAGGCATGATGGGCACAGAGCTGTACTTGGAAGCATGCAGGCCGGTGGAGGTGGTGCCTGTCACACACTTTATTCAGAACTTGGCCAACCCTTATCTAAACCTGAACCACCACGGTCTAGGACCATGTCAAAGCCATTGCTATTGCTCTGGTGGTGAGTAGCCAGTAAGAGTGGGGCACTCTTCTCAAGAACAATAGTCATTTTAGGTCTCTCTCAGGCCTGGATGCTGTCACTGAGCACAAAGTATGGGAGAAAAAGCCATGCATCTTCCCCACGGGAGCTCTGAGCATCCCTCATGTTTCTAATGCCCTGCACAGGAAAGTCTTGTGTGGCAACTGGTGGCCTTTGCTGGAGTTACTCTCAAGAGCAAACTGATGCTCTTCAATGGGACAAAAGTGCTCCTGACCCCTACAGGGCCAGAGGTAGGGCTGGAGGGATTGGTATCCCCCTCTCTGGGTTCTGCATAGAGATGTGCTACACTCATAAATGGACAGGCCCAAGATGCCTGAATTGGAGCTTGAATCCAAGCCTGGGTCTCCAGGCTAGCAGAAAGCAACGGAAGGTCCTACCCACTCAAAacctcccccaaaaaaatctcttttgcgTGCCAATTCCCATTGCCATGGCTCTGTCACATCCCCTGATCACTGCCCTGCTCAGAAGCTGCAATGTGTTCTGAGGTTTGGAAGAACTATCCAATGTCTGGTGAACTGAGGAAACTATCCCTTTCATTAACttttcagcaatattttgtGTGCCTTTGTTTACCTTTGTGTCTTCCCAGTCCAATGCAGCTGTCATCCATCTAGAATTGGAAGACAACTGCATTCTGGCAGAAGGAGCCATAATGCATAGCAGAGATGCTATGACAGAATTCCTCCCTTCAAGAACTGGTACCCAACCTGACGTAGTTTGTAGCCAAAATTATTGCTCACTGAGTTCAACCATCTGAAGGAAAACCAATTCATTCCATTACATTTTTAACCAAATAACCTTTGTTCCCATGTAAAAACATTCACATTCTGAAAGTCATGATACTTTATGctgctcttctttttaaaagtacaagcttctgaagagcagaaatgtgCATGTGATGGAAGTCTGGTGAGTCTGGAACTGTTCCTTTCATTAGCAGATGTGACAATAATTACCATAACTAAGTCTTTCTAGTTTGTGCTTAgccaacagaaaaatgttttgttcatgAACTTTCATTCTCCAATATGTCATGGGGAAACTTTTCTAAATAGTTTAAGGGAATAATGCAAAACCTTCAGATATGAACTGGTAGGAATGTTCCTTCAATCTGAAACTGGGGtatagaaaatgcattttgataGTCCATGGGATTTGTGTTATATTGAAAGAGAAGACTCTTGGCCAAATGCCTCTTGGTTCACTGAAGACAAAGACCCATGTGAAACTGATGGCTCTAGGGCTTTGTTCCTGTTAGGAAGGATACAGGATTAAACACACCTATAACTCATATGTTAATTGCTGTCTGGCTGACATTTCTCATGTTGCTTGTCTTGCATTATTCCCTTGATATCTTGggcattaagaagaaaataaagccgATTCATTCTTTGGACACGTCCTTCTtatcttcccttctttccttccagaacATTTCCAGTAACCAGCTaggcacagcaggagctgaagcCATTGCCAGGTTGCTTTTGGATAACGTGTCCTATCTCACACTCTTCAGCTCTCAGGGGGGCTGTGTGCACCCGAACAGTGATGGCAATGGAAGCGAAATAACATGTGCTTCATTCCAGTCTCTCATCCTGAGAATATTAGTCAGACTATGGGCAAAATCAGTCTCCCAGCTATGTCTCTGTCAGGAACCCAGAGTAACAGTGGAAATCTAGATTTATAGTGATGTGATTAAATATTTGGCTGGCTCAACcttcagcacctctgaaaaCAAGTCCCTCATGAGAAATGTAGATAATTGCTGGAGTGTGTCCCACATCCTGGGGTAAAGTGGAGTAGTGACTTATTTCTGTATTGGGTCTGAGGgggagttaattttccccacagcagccctcatagCGCTGTGCTTTGTATCACTAGCTAGAAAGTGCTTcagctactgctgagcagcgctggcacAGCACCGCGGCCGCCCCTCTGACATTGCCcatcaccagcaggctgggggtgggcaagctcttgggaggggacacagccaggacagctggcccaaagtgacccaagggatattccataccatgtgacgtctgctcagcaataaaagctaaaagaaaggaggaggtggGGTGCATTTGTTATTATGACATTTGCCTTCCAGAGCAAGCACTACAGGTCCTGAAAACCCACTTCCCGAAAGTGGCtggacatcacctgctgatgggaagcagagaataaatctttgctttcccttgctTCTGTGGgtggcctttgcttttgctttattaaactgcttttttcttgaCCCACAAGTGTTTTTTCTATCTTATGTTCTCCCCCTGcgttctgctgaggaggggagtgatagactggcttggtgggcacctgacaTCCAACCGAGTTCAACCCACCACAACTTACTGCCAGATATGGGCCATGATTAACTGGAGGGGTTGCCTGAAAGCACAGCTTCCTGcagactgcagcacagcaccaagggAGACATCAGAGCACTGTTAATGTACTTTTCTTCCCCAGGAAACAAATTTGGAGAAGAGATCATACCATATTTTGCTGAGGCATTAATGGTGACTTTTACCTGAAATCCAAGGTCAtttgcagccctggctgtgtaACAGACTCTCCTCATCTTGAAGCTGCTACTCACTTGGTATGATCTCACTTGGCAACGCCCATAGATTTCCTGGCATAATTCTGCTAAGTGCCTCTCGCttacttcagaaatgaaaaaggctGGGAGGACACACAGCAGGATGGACTACATTAACATTTTCTCAGGTCAGCTCTGTGAGTTTGGCTGAGAAGCAACTTTCAGAACTGTGTAACAGAACAACATCTGGGTGACAAACAATTTTTAAGAAGTGTAAGTAATCCAACTTCATATTATTTTGCCACTGTccagtaaaaataaagacacttGACTTCTCTGGTTAGTTCCTGTCTCAAAGCCTCTGCATCAGTTGGCACCACCAGAAGCTGCCCTGAAGCAAGGCCTTGACCTGATATCAGAAAGTGCTCTTGGCCAGGGTACAATGGTGGGAGTGAAACAGGGGCAGGAACAGAATTGCAGGGTGTGTTGTAGGCCAGACGTGAGCTGCGTGAGGGAAGTTTGCACAACACAAAGTCtcattgcttttgctgttttgggaAGATTATCACTGTGATGTTACATGCCTGACAAAGCTTTGTTTTGGAACATGCAGTGCTGCGATTTCCATGCTGATGACCTCCCACATACTGAAGATTTCGGTCTGATACCCCTCTGTTTCATCCTCATGTGGAGGCGTTGGCGTGGCATCTGGTTGCAGCTGGCTGGAAGATCTCATTGTCTCTGCACATTTGTCTTCTGCAGGGCAATTACCAAGTGAAGGAGCTGGACCTCAGCCACAATGAGTTCTCTGAGAAGGGAGGGCAGCTCCTGGGACAGAGGCTTGGTAACATTACTTCCTGCAAAGCCAGACATACAGGCAGCGGGGGACTTGATGGTGTCAGCACAGTGAACACGTATTTCCTTctccagcaaaaaaaccccatgacCAGGTGTGTAGTACAAAAGACATGGTGCCCAGATTTAGACCTTTCTGCCTGGTCCACAAGCTCAGCATCATCCTCACAGGTGACTCTAGCAACTGCGACCAATGTACCGAAACAAACGCAGGACGAGAAACCACACTAACAGAGCAGTCTATGTCAGAGAGAAGGGAGCTGACAGAGGCCCCTCAGGGAgtataaagcagaaaactgcaCTTTACTAAAATCTATGGTGTTTGTTTTAAGCTTTTGATTACAAAGTTCAGGAGTGACATCAATTTTTCTTAAGTAGCCCAAACCCTAATGGTTTGAGTCATTGCACGGCAAGCAGCAAGACAAACAGATTAGGAAGAAATAGAATTAGGCTGCCCAGTTCATCTCTTCAGGCAAAGTGAGATCCACAGTGTGCTAGTAGCCCTGGAGAggtaaagcaaacaaaacagttaGTCTTTCAGTAATCTCAGGTACTATTAGTGCACTGGGAAAGATGTGCATGAATATCTGATGGCTCTTCTTCCCTCAGTATGTCCAACACACCTGCTACCAAAATGGCCACAAGTGTGTGCTGTGAGCATCCAGGGCTCCTTGAGCACTTCGTTAACACAATGCTTTAAGTTTAATTACCACTTTCCTTCTCCTGGTTCAGTATTGCTACTGATATGTATCCCTAATCACAGTCTGTGTCTTTAAAAGATGGATCAATTAAAAGTGTACTGAGGACAAGACACTGTGCCCCCTCCTTGGACAAGCCTGCAGGCAATGCAGAGATCAGTACTAAAACTTGTGACCCTCCTAGCCCAGAAAAATGCCTCTCCAAAATTAAAGGTCTTACAGCTCTTCTCTCCTTCCAGCTCACTTGAGGCAGGAGCAGTAGAGATTTCTGCAGAATCTGttactttcctgttttgtttctgaaaggaatatttttaagtCAGCTAAACTCGCCATCTGCCTCCACCCAACCTTCCATCCATGGAAAATCTGGATGAGAAATTCTCTCTGAGAATGAGAAGCAAGTGTTGGCAGCAAGTCCCACCCCTTCCAGTGTTGCAGTAGACACAAATGAATTCACACATACCCTGATCCAAGTAGAACTTACACTGTGAGGTGTGCTATGCATGTGAATTGGCACTGGCACATATACAGCTGGGCACAGCTACTGTATGAGGCTGAATCTTCTGCTCTCCTCTGTTGATCAAACATACGCAGAGTGAGTCGATATTTTAGATGTGGCAAGGAGAATCCAGCCATTTTTCACAGTGAGCAAAACAGTGTCTATTAATATAAGAAATCCTCTCTCTCTCTACTTTCCTCCTTCACAACGTATTCTTTGattaagccagaaaaaaaaacctgtattcCCTTTCTGCTTGCAATCAACAGCTCATTCTCTGTTCTTTGGGTGCTGTGGACCGCAAAGACTGTAGGTACACGTTCCTCGTACTGCAATCAATGAAGGCTGTAGCTAAAACCCCACCAAACTTTCTCTTAGTCCCTAAGTGGGTCAGCAGCTGTGTCCAGACCACTCTTCAGGAGCTAAATCCCAGTTTCTCTGTCCTAGCCAGCAACACTGGAGATTCTGGACCTGAGCTGGAACCACCTGAGGAGGAAGGGCACTGGGCACAGGCCCCAGGGTAGGAACATCCCTGTTTCGTGATACTCTTCACAGTGATTATTACCACGAGTTGGTTGAAACACTGGTTGGGAACTCACATCCCTGAGGTCTGAGCAGGATTCTGTATCTCTAGCAAGGCTCATCCCACTGACAGTGGCAGTCAGTGCCAGGAGAAAGACTAAATCAGTGAGCAGGTCTGGTGACTTACATGGATGGAGAGACCCTGGTGACATTGCAGAGATGTTGGATCCATTGGGGCTGCCTGGGTGTGACTTGGGGGATGCTCCAGGCTCAGCCAGGCAAGAAAGGGTAGAGTGGTACAGAAGATGGGCATGCGGTAGCTAAGatccctcttttctctctgacaGGCAATGGTGCACTGAAAATACTCAACCTTTCTTGGAATGGGATTGGCAACAAGAGAGCACTGGCTGTAGGAGAAGCTCCCAAACTCAATAACGTGCTGGTTCACCTGGACATCAGCAACAACCAGATCAACAACAAGGGAGCCAAGAAGCTCTGCAGGGGCCTTGAAGTCGATGGAAAACTCAGAATCCTGaaggtaaaacaaaacaggcagggctggaggaatAAAACAGAGCAAGCAGAAAGATCTGTGTCAGGAGGAACAGAAGGCAAGAGGTGAGCTGCCTCAGCTAGAACTGAAGGGAATGAGTATCGCTCTGGGTTGATGGTGAGCTGAGCAGAAGGAAATTCTATCCTGTGGGTTTCTTCAGGGCAACTAAATTGCACTGTGTTCCCTCAGAAAATCACCCAGGAACTGGCTTGACGTAACCCCACACCCATTATCACCCCAGAGGGATTGATTCCTGTCATGTCTAGTCACAGTCAAGTGAGAACCTAGGCATTCAACACGTCCAGCAGAGAACCTAGGCATTCAACAGGTCTGCATATACACATACAATGTAGTTGTGAAGGTACATATGTACACATAACATACATTTCAACTTAAGGCAAAGGTTCACACTGAAGTTTGCAGGTAGGCAAGTGTGCCTTTCTCAGC includes these proteins:
- the LRRC74A gene encoding LOW QUALITY PROTEIN: leucine-rich repeat-containing protein 74A (The sequence of the model RefSeq protein was modified relative to this genomic sequence to represent the inferred CDS: inserted 2 bases in 1 codon; deleted 2 bases in 2 codons; substituted 6 bases at 6 genomic stop codons), which translates into the protein MNPPLTGGDTKNESEKDTDRNEEMCEISESQESSVPRTSAEKATQGSDADLEVENAEVAFAGMMGTELYLEACRPVEVVPVTHFIQNLANPYLNLNHHGLGPXVKAIAIALVSNAAVIHLELEDNCILAEGAICIAEMLXQNSSLQELNISSNQLGTAGAEAIARLLLDNVSYLTLFSSQGGXNKFGEEIIPYFAEALMGNYQVKELDLSHNEFSEKGGQLLGQRLATLEILDLSWNHLRRKGTGHRPQGNGALKILNLSWNGIGNKRALAVGEAPKLNNVLVHLDISNNQINNKGAKKLCRGLEVDGKLRILKVKQNTPTMEGATALVTPVRKNPKSMLEINISNVLVNEAFIKLLDLVCXMSPELGVIYSEVESYITKIPKKHPNPVKVIQNYLKEHNLXLWDFFRNIDKDGNMKIPVAAFXKAVMQQPSTPPNXVQIGELVHKLDWNQREIVDYSHLKNQKPVQKPVEVEIEEEEKEEL